CAGCGGCGAGTGTCGTCGGCGCCGCGAGAGCGGTGCGCCGGTCGCGGCCCGACCTCGCGTCGATCGAGTGGCGCATCGGGGACTGCTCGCCCGAGCCGGTGCTCGACTCGGCGGCCGTCGATGCGCTGGCGGCGTCGCTCGGCGCGGTCGGCGTGCGGCTCGACCACCGCACGTTCGGTGAGAACCTCGGGCCCTCGGGCGGCCACAACCGGCTGTGGGCCGAGGTCGGCCCGGCCGATGCCCTTCTGCTCATGGCTCCTGATCTCGTGCTCGCACCCGAGTCGATCGGCGAGCTCATGGCCGTGCTCGACGAGCCGACGGTCGGGGGAGTCGAGGCCCGCCAAGTACCCTCGCTCGAGCAGCCGCGGCCCGAACCCTACGGCGCGCCCGTGTCGTGGATCACGGGGGCGAGCAGTCTCGTGCGCGGCACCGCCTGGGATTCCGTCGGTGGCTACGACGCCGCCTCGTTCTTCCTGTACCACAACGATGTCGACCTGAGCTGGCGCCTGCGCGACGCCGGCTGGGAGCTGAGGGTGGCTCCGCACGCCGTCGTCTTCAACGACAAGCGGCCCGACGAGAACGGCCGTTTCGTTGAGAGCCCGGCGACCCAGCGAGCCGCGATGCTCGGCTGGTTGACGGTCATGCACGTGTGGGCTCGCACCGAGGCCGTTGAGACGCTGCGATCCGGCATTCCGGCGCTCGAGAACCCTGCGTACACCGAGGCGCTGAGCGAGTTCGACGCGCGGGTGGCCTCGGGGCGCATCCGCACGCCCCGCCGCTCGGCACTCATCGAGCAGGGTCTTCGCGAGGTGCCGTTCGGGGGGCTGTCGTGACGCGCCCCGGCATCGCGGTCCGCATGCGGACGTCGCGAGGGGCGTCGGACGCCGGAGCGGCAGACACGGCGGTCTCGCTCGCCGCGCAGACGCAGCCGGCCGACGACGGGCCCGCCGAATGGATGCTCACCCTGCGCCCCGGCGACGTGCTCATCGCCGACGCCCTCGAGTCGATGCGTGCCGCGGTGCCGCGATTGCGGGTGCCCGCCTGTTGGGTTCCCGTGCTCGGCGTTGAGCGCATCATCGTCGAGTCGCAGGGCAGACCCGTGCCGCGCGTGCTCTCGACCCCGCGCCACCTCCGGGCCGAGGCGCGCGGAACGCGCCGCTTGCTGCGACGTCGCGGAATCGTCGGGCTGATTGCGTCGTCGATACTGCTGCTGTCGCGGGCGGCGAACAATGCGGCATTCTCGGGAAAGCCCGTGCTGATCGTGCCTCTCGTTCCCCGCTGATTCGGTCGCGCTGAACGGCTACCCGAGCAGCAGCCCGATGAGGGTGGGGAACTGCACGAGGATCGCGACGGCGATCGCGACGAGGTTCGCCACCACGATCACCCAGGTGAACGGCCAGACCGCGCCGGCGAGGCGCTGAACGGCGGCATTGCTGGTGAGTACGTCGCCCTTGAGGCACCACACCAGCAGCACCCAGAACATCGGGATGACCATGAGCCAGACGAGCATGCACCACGGGCACAGCGCGCCGATCTGGTAGACGGCCTGGTCGAAGAGCCAGTGCACGAACACGAAGGCGCCCGTGACGCCCGTGAGGAACGCCCACCAGAACCAGCGATCGAAGCGCGCGCCGGCGAGCAGGGCCACGCCCACTGCGATCGGGGCGACGAGTCCGGCCACGCCGAGCAGCGGGTTGGGGAAGCCCAGCAGCGAGGCCTGCCACGACGCCATGACATTGCCGCACGAGATGAGCGGATTGATGTCGCAGTTGAGCGTGTACTCGGGGTCGAGCAGCAGCTTGACGCGCTCGGTGATGAGCGCCATCGCCCCAAGCCACCCCACCGCGCCGGTGATGATGAGGAAGAGGGCCAGCCCGATCGGGCGGCGGTCCTCGGCGGGCGCGGTCGTGTCGGCGGCATGGAGGTCGGTCACCCCTCGATTATCGTCGGCGCGCCGAGCCGGCGCGGGGGTCGAACGTCCCGAGTTCGCGAGTCCGTGCGATAATGAGGAGCAGTCGTCGCCAGCCGCGCTCGCGATGACGAACAAAAGAGCTTTCTGGGCGTTACCAGACCAGTATTGCGGCACCGATTGCCGCGACCGCGGGGAATAGCCAGTTTCCTCAGCCGCACCGTCGTGACAGGGCGCGTGGGGCGGCAGTGCCGCAACCGTGACAGGGTCGGCATCGCCAGCGCCGGCCGGCGCAGCACTCGACACGGGGGCCCGGCCAGCCACAACAGAAGAGTTCGGTGGGGGCACGGCCCATCACCCGAGATTTCCCGTACGGGCGCGGCCCGAGCGGTCGAGGAGTGCACCAGCGATGGTGAGTGACGACAACGAGAAGACGACCAAGAAGCGCACGCGACTGTTCGCGAGCCGCGCGCCGAAGAAGGTCAGCGAGCACGCCGCGCAGAGCGAGCCGGGCTTCGACGGCGGCCCGCTCGCCGAGCCGGTCGACGACGCGTCGGCGACTCCCGCAGCGATCGACACGGCGCCCGATGCGGTGATGGATGCGGCCGAGGCCGCTCCCGCCGACGTCGCTGCCGCCGAGCCTGACGCCGCGCCCGAGCCCGAGGCTGAGACCGGGTCCGAGCCGGAGGCCGCGACTGAGCCTGAGGCCGCGACCGAGACCGCGCCCGCCGCCGCGAAGGCCGCGCCCGTGTTCCCCGAGCTCAAGCCGGAGTCGACCACCTCGCTGCTGTTCTTCGCGCCGCCCGTCGAGG
The sequence above is a segment of the Microcella humidisoli genome. Coding sequences within it:
- a CDS encoding glycosyltransferase family protein; this translates as MTLRSLAIQSIHFATPRDGIDRAAASVVGAARAVRRSRPDLASIEWRIGDCSPEPVLDSAAVDALAASLGAVGVRLDHRTFGENLGPSGGHNRLWAEVGPADALLLMAPDLVLAPESIGELMAVLDEPTVGGVEARQVPSLEQPRPEPYGAPVSWITGASSLVRGTAWDSVGGYDAASFFLYHNDVDLSWRLRDAGWELRVAPHAVVFNDKRPDENGRFVESPATQRAAMLGWLTVMHVWARTEAVETLRSGIPALENPAYTEALSEFDARVASGRIRTPRRSALIEQGLREVPFGGLS
- a CDS encoding vitamin K epoxide reductase family protein codes for the protein MTDLHAADTTAPAEDRRPIGLALFLIITGAVGWLGAMALITERVKLLLDPEYTLNCDINPLISCGNVMASWQASLLGFPNPLLGVAGLVAPIAVGVALLAGARFDRWFWWAFLTGVTGAFVFVHWLFDQAVYQIGALCPWCMLVWLMVIPMFWVLLVWCLKGDVLTSNAAVQRLAGAVWPFTWVIVVANLVAIAVAILVQFPTLIGLLLG